In the Mytilus trossulus isolate FHL-02 chromosome 1, PNRI_Mtr1.1.1.hap1, whole genome shotgun sequence genome, one interval contains:
- the LOC134721089 gene encoding uncharacterized protein LOC134721089, translating into MASKELLGVEFSKNDKGLAELLSVKQTDRKSTTPPSICKMPPSSVLSSVKQFLPLMKDANKELDTIPADDLDIECISNENDHVIEMNIALFEQSSGEDDSEESSESSEDEFYGPEVTEENFRIIKTNTKKPHIEEMDHNDKPPG; encoded by the exons atggCGTCAAAAGAGTTACTAGGAGTCGAATTCAGCAAAAATG aCAAAGGTTTAGCAGAGTTATTATCTGTTAAACAAACTGATAGAAAGTCTACTACACCTCCAAGCATCTGTAAGATGCCTCCAAGTTCAG TTTTATCAAGTGTGAAACAATTTCTTCCTTTGATGAAAGATGCAAACAAAGAACTTGACACTATTCCTGCTGATGACCTTGACATAGAATGTATATCTAATGAAAATGATCATGTTATAGAAATG aacattGCATTGTTTGAACAGAGCTCTGGAGAAGATGATTCAGAAGAGAGCAGTGAATCATCTGAGGATGAATTCTATGGTCCAGAAGTGACTGAAGAGAattttagaataataaaaacaaataccaaaAAACCACATATAGAGGAAATGGACCATAATGATAAACCACCTGGATGA